A region from the Chrysoperla carnea chromosome 4, inChrCarn1.1, whole genome shotgun sequence genome encodes:
- the LOC123297723 gene encoding protein embryonic gonad-like, with protein sequence MNQQCKVCGEPAAGFHFGAFTCEGCKSFFGRTYNNLGSISECKNNGECVINKKNRTACKACRLRKCLLVGMSKSGSRYGRRSNWFKIHCLLQEQQQAAAQAAVAASGHPGGGNSSTVGSNSGAKPILPPGLDLQKTLAQQSHPDLAGFFAQTFAQSLHQNSVVGSPFLNNLYRFPPGLTVQQLRGDDGTLLPKSSAASDSGTSSAEDEIEQSSSRLKITDHNFFSKNRFQPYNNNNNSSNIDHNRLDTKKTNSVSTPPLLRQHSSISPSSDPGCFFGDKKQFSPNRVSVSSLSWPNTFPLQNANIMDPNAWKDLWLRSLPTTPADLKLLDIPSNNNNNNNHNNNNNNNDLNQDQPIDLSVKPEKCKPKSSLRNNEEDETLCALNVDVNVKSDDEEDSEDFDENSSKENVKVIPLDLTLENTKRNEIVTT encoded by the coding sequence TCATTTTTTGGCCGAACTTACAACAATTTGGGTTCAATATCCGAGTGCAAAAACAACGGAGAATGTGTGATCAACAAAAAGAATCGTACCGCTTGCAAAGCATGCCGGCTACGAAAGTGTCTACTAGTCGGAATGTCAAAAAGTGGCTCCCGTTATGGTCGGCGTTCAAACTGGTTCAAAATACATTGCCTTCTACAAGAACAACAACAAGCAGCAGCTCAAGCGGCGGTCGCGGCTTCTGGGCATCCGGGTGGTGGGAACTCATCAACAGTGGGAAGCAACAGTGGAGCAAAACCAATATTGCCTCCaggtttagatttacaaaagACATTAGCACAACAGTCACATCCAGATTTAGCGGGATTTTTTGCTCAAACATTTGCTCAATCATTACACCAGAATTCAGTTGTAGGTAGtccatttttgaataatttatatcgTTTTCCGCCGGGTTTAACTGTACAACAATTACGTGGAGACGACGGAACTTTACTGCCGAAAAGCTCAGCCGCATCTGATAGTGGAACATCTTCAGCTGAAGATGAAATTGAACAATCTTCAAGTCGATTAAAAAtaactgatcataattttttttcgaaaaatagatTTCAACcctacaataacaataacaatagtAGTAATATTGACCATAATCGCTTAGacaccaaaaaaacaaattcagttTCTACACCCCCATTATTACGACAACATTCGAGTATATCGCCATCAAGTGATCCAGGATGTTTTTTCGgcgataaaaaacaattttcacccAATCGTGTATCAGTCTCATCTCTATCATGGCCTAACACATTTCCTTTACAAAATGCTAATATTATGGATCCAAATGCATGGAAAGATTTATGGTTGCGATCGTTACCAACAACACCTGCAGATCTAAAATTATTGGACATtccatcaaataataataataataacaatcataataataataacaataataacgaTTTAAACCAAGATCAACCTATTGATCTATCTGTAAAACCAGAAAAATGCAAACCAAAATCATCGCTACGAAATAATGAAGAAGATGAAACATTATGTGCTCTAAATGTAGACGTTAATGTTAAATCTGATGATGAAGAAGACAGCgaagattttgatgaaaatagcTCTAAGGAAAACGTTAAAGTCATTCCATTAGATTTAACtttagaaaatacaaaacgTAATGAAATTGTTACTACTTGA